One genomic segment of Mycolicibacterium gilvum includes these proteins:
- a CDS encoding HpcH/HpaI aldolase/citrate lyase family protein codes for MENRYRPRRTCLSVPGSSEKMIQKAKALPADEVFLDLEDAVAAEAKDEARQRVAQALAEPGWGDQLRGVRVNDWTTPWTHADIIEVMARAGASLDIVVLPKVTDVSHVHALDLLLSQLEATHDLPPGRIGIEAQIEDARGLTHIDAIASAPRVQALVLGPADLMASLNMRTLVVGEQPEGYDVGDAYHHVLMRILIAARANGIAAIDGPFLKVRDVEAFRRVAGRSAALGYDGKWVLHPDQIEAGNEIFSPRQQDYDHAELLLEAYEWHTSRAGGARGAVMLGDEMIDEASRKMALVIAGKGRAAGMTRTGERFVPPG; via the coding sequence GTGGAGAACCGATATCGACCCCGTCGGACCTGCCTGTCCGTTCCCGGCAGCAGCGAGAAGATGATTCAGAAGGCCAAGGCGCTTCCCGCCGACGAGGTCTTCCTCGACCTTGAGGATGCGGTCGCCGCGGAGGCCAAAGACGAAGCGCGGCAACGGGTTGCACAGGCACTGGCAGAACCCGGCTGGGGCGATCAGCTACGTGGTGTCCGGGTCAACGACTGGACCACGCCGTGGACGCACGCCGACATCATCGAAGTGATGGCCCGGGCGGGCGCGTCGCTCGACATCGTCGTGCTGCCCAAGGTGACCGACGTCTCACACGTCCATGCCCTGGATCTGCTTCTGAGTCAGTTGGAGGCGACCCACGACCTGCCGCCGGGCCGGATCGGGATCGAGGCGCAGATCGAGGATGCCCGCGGGCTGACCCACATCGATGCGATCGCGTCGGCCCCGCGGGTGCAGGCGCTGGTGCTGGGGCCTGCCGATCTGATGGCGAGTCTCAACATGCGCACGCTCGTGGTGGGGGAGCAGCCCGAGGGGTACGACGTCGGCGATGCCTACCACCACGTGCTGATGCGGATCCTGATCGCTGCGCGCGCCAACGGGATCGCCGCGATCGACGGCCCGTTCCTGAAGGTTCGTGACGTCGAGGCGTTCCGGCGGGTGGCCGGGCGGTCGGCGGCTCTGGGCTATGACGGGAAGTGGGTGCTGCACCCGGACCAGATCGAGGCGGGCAATGAGATCTTCAGCCCGCGCCAGCAGGACTACGACCACGCCGAGTTGCTTCTCGAAGCCTACGAATGGCACACCTCGCGGGCCGGCGGTGCGCGGGGCGCGGTGATGCTGGGCGACGAGATGATCGATGAGGCCAGCCGCAAGATGGCGTTGGTGATCGCCGGGAAGGGCCGCGCGGCGGGGATGACGCGTACCGGGGAGCGGTTCGTCCCGCCCGGTTAG